The following coding sequences lie in one Pseudomonas svalbardensis genomic window:
- a CDS encoding c-type cytochrome, producing MKRTLKTLTAAGVVAAIVGAGVVYFGVFNVGADDPHSEPVYSLLSIARDRSIAVRSRDIEVPDLSDETLIRAGAGNYNSMCIGCHLAPGIAGTELSNSLYPAPPNLSKLGVDGNPAAAFWIIKHGIKSTGMPAWGKSMADPYIWGMVAFLKQLPTLNAEQYTALAVSSGGHQHGGGESKMHNHEGEHEGQKGAASAHHNAGAAEEVADAGDHHGERNNSHPHKAAAAPTQNENTEHAHPKGAEASHADPATPVVQPKTHTHADGKEHTHAK from the coding sequence ATGAAAAGAACATTGAAAACATTGACTGCTGCCGGGGTGGTCGCCGCAATAGTAGGTGCCGGCGTGGTGTATTTTGGTGTGTTCAATGTTGGGGCGGATGATCCGCACTCCGAACCCGTTTACTCACTGCTGTCCATTGCTCGGGATCGCTCGATAGCAGTGCGCTCACGCGACATTGAAGTTCCCGACCTGAGTGATGAAACTCTCATTCGTGCAGGTGCTGGCAACTACAACTCAATGTGCATTGGCTGCCATCTGGCTCCGGGTATTGCAGGAACCGAGTTAAGTAATAGCCTTTATCCTGCCCCCCCAAATCTTTCAAAACTGGGCGTTGATGGAAACCCTGCCGCAGCTTTCTGGATCATCAAGCATGGAATCAAATCCACAGGCATGCCCGCTTGGGGTAAAAGCATGGCCGATCCCTATATCTGGGGAATGGTCGCTTTTCTTAAGCAACTTCCTACCCTGAATGCAGAGCAATACACCGCTCTAGCAGTCAGCAGTGGTGGTCATCAACACGGCGGCGGCGAGAGCAAAATGCATAACCATGAAGGTGAGCATGAGGGTCAAAAGGGGGCAGCCTCTGCACATCATAATGCGGGGGCAGCCGAAGAAGTAGCCGACGCAGGCGACCATCATGGCGAGAGGAACAATAGCCACCCTCATAAGGCGGCCGCAGCACCTACTCAGAATGAAAATACCGAACACGCCCACCCTAAGGGTGCCGAGGCTTCACATGCTGATCCAGCAACTCCGGTCGTTCAGCCCAAAACTCATACCCATGCCGATGGGAAGGAACATACCCATGCGAAGTAA
- a CDS encoding DUF411 domain-containing protein, with the protein MRSNFLLPGRALRLAAFAALFISSAGHAAESLTIDVHRDANCGCCKKWIQHLEANGFTVVDHVETNMSAVKQNLGVAPRLSSCHTAMINGKFVEGHVPAEQIIAMNERDDLLGIAVPGMPAGSPGMEVDGKHVAYQVIGLTKTGTDLVIAEYPGN; encoded by the coding sequence ATGCGAAGTAACTTTCTTCTTCCCGGTCGGGCACTTCGCCTCGCTGCATTCGCGGCTCTGTTTATCAGTTCAGCTGGTCATGCAGCAGAGTCGCTGACGATCGACGTCCATCGTGACGCTAACTGTGGATGCTGCAAGAAGTGGATCCAGCACCTTGAAGCTAACGGCTTCACCGTCGTTGATCATGTAGAAACCAACATGAGCGCGGTCAAGCAGAATCTCGGTGTTGCTCCACGACTCTCGTCCTGCCACACAGCAATGATCAATGGAAAGTTTGTTGAAGGTCACGTGCCCGCGGAGCAAATAATTGCGATGAACGAGCGTGACGACCTTCTTGGGATCGCTGTTCCTGGTATGCCAGCAGGCTCTCCAGGAATGGAAGTCGACGGAAAACATGTTGCTTATCAGGTAATCGGCCTGACCAAAACAGGCACAGATCTGGTCATTGCTGAATACCCTGGAAACTAA
- the glmS gene encoding glutamine--fructose-6-phosphate transaminase (isomerizing), whose amino-acid sequence MCGIVGAVAERNITAILLEGLKRLEYRGYDSAGVAVYTHDQKLERLRRPGKVSELELALAEEPLVGRLGIAHTRWATHGAPCERNAHPHFSGDLAVVHNGIIENHEALREQLKALGYVFTSDTDTEVIAHLLNHKLKDLPDLTVALKATVKELHGAYGLAVISAQQPDRLVAARSGSPLVIGLGMGENFLASDQLALRQVTDRFMYLEEGDIAEIRRDSVQIWDVSGQVVERESVQYRDGAEAADKGEFRHFMLKEIHEQPAVVQRTLEGRISQNQVLVQAFGPQAAELFAKVRNVQIVACGTSYHAGMVARYWLEELAGIPCQVEVASEFRYRKVVVQADTLFVTISQSGETADTLAALRNAKELGYLASLAICNVGISSLVRESDLTLLTQAGREIGVASTKAFTTQLVGLLLLTLSLGQVHGTLAKGVEATLVEELRRLPTRLGEALAMDGTVEKIAELFAEKNHTLFLGRGAQFPVAMEGALKLKEISYIHAEAYPAGELKHGPLALVDNDMPVVTVAPNNELLEKLKSNLQEVRARGGELIVFADEQAGMTNGEGTHVVQMPHIHDILSPILYTIPLQLLSYYVAVLKGTDVDQPRNLAKSVTVE is encoded by the coding sequence ATGTGTGGAATTGTCGGCGCAGTCGCAGAACGTAATATCACCGCCATTTTGCTCGAAGGCCTGAAACGCCTCGAATACCGTGGCTATGACAGTGCCGGTGTAGCGGTCTACACCCATGACCAAAAGCTCGAGCGTCTGCGACGTCCGGGCAAGGTCAGTGAATTGGAACTGGCGCTGGCCGAAGAACCGCTGGTCGGCCGCCTGGGTATCGCCCACACCCGCTGGGCCACTCACGGCGCGCCGTGCGAGCGCAACGCTCACCCGCATTTCTCCGGTGATCTGGCGGTGGTGCACAACGGCATCATCGAGAACCACGAAGCCCTGCGCGAGCAACTGAAAGCATTGGGTTATGTGTTCACCTCGGACACCGACACCGAAGTCATTGCTCACCTGTTGAACCACAAACTCAAGGATCTGCCTGATCTGACCGTGGCCCTGAAGGCTACTGTCAAAGAGCTGCACGGTGCTTACGGTCTGGCGGTCATCAGCGCTCAGCAACCGGATCGTCTGGTCGCCGCCCGTAGCGGCAGCCCGCTGGTCATCGGTTTGGGCATGGGTGAAAACTTCCTGGCTTCCGATCAGCTGGCCCTGCGCCAGGTCACTGACCGCTTCATGTACCTGGAAGAAGGCGATATCGCCGAAATTCGCCGCGACAGCGTGCAGATCTGGGACGTTAGCGGCCAAGTCGTCGAACGTGAGTCGGTGCAGTACCGCGATGGCGCCGAAGCCGCCGACAAGGGCGAATTCCGCCACTTCATGCTCAAGGAAATTCACGAGCAACCAGCTGTGGTGCAGCGCACCCTGGAAGGTCGCATTAGCCAGAATCAAGTGCTGGTGCAAGCGTTCGGTCCACAGGCGGCCGAGCTGTTCGCCAAAGTGCGTAACGTGCAGATCGTCGCGTGCGGCACCAGTTATCACGCCGGCATGGTTGCCCGTTACTGGCTCGAAGAACTGGCCGGCATCCCGTGCCAGGTCGAAGTCGCCAGCGAATTCCGCTACCGCAAGGTGGTGGTGCAGGCAGACACGCTATTCGTGACCATCTCCCAGTCCGGTGAAACTGCCGACACCTTGGCCGCTCTGCGTAACGCCAAAGAGTTGGGTTACCTCGCGAGCCTGGCGATTTGCAACGTCGGCATCAGCTCATTGGTGCGTGAGTCCGATCTGACTCTGCTGACCCAGGCCGGTCGCGAAATCGGCGTGGCCTCGACCAAAGCCTTTACCACTCAGTTGGTCGGTCTGCTGCTGCTGACTCTGTCCTTGGGTCAGGTTCACGGCACGTTGGCCAAAGGCGTCGAAGCCACATTGGTTGAGGAGCTGCGTCGCCTGCCAACCCGCCTCGGCGAAGCCCTGGCCATGGACGGTACCGTCGAAAAAATCGCCGAACTGTTCGCCGAGAAAAACCACACCCTGTTCCTCGGTCGTGGTGCGCAATTCCCGGTGGCGATGGAAGGAGCTCTCAAGCTCAAGGAAATCTCCTACATCCACGCCGAAGCCTATCCGGCCGGCGAGCTGAAACACGGTCCGTTGGCGCTTGTGGATAACGACATGCCAGTGGTCACCGTGGCACCGAACAACGAGCTGCTGGAGAAGTTGAAATCCAACCTCCAGGAAGTCCGCGCCCGTGGCGGCGAGCTGATCGTCTTCGCAGACGAACAAGCTGGCATGACCAATGGCGAAGGCACTCATGTTGTGCAAATGCCGCACATCCACGACATCCTGTCGCCGATCCTCTACACCATTCCGTTGCAGTTGCTCTCGTATTACGTTGCTGTGTTGAAAGGCACTGACGTTGACCAACCGCGAAATCTGGCGAAGTCGGTGACGGTGGAATAA
- a CDS encoding DeoR/GlpR family DNA-binding transcription regulator, with protein MSKRNTPQRRHNILALLNEQGEVSVDELAKRFETSEVTIRKDLAALESNGLLLRRYGGAITLPQELVADLGQPVSKYKQAIARAAVTRIREHARIIIDSGSTTAAMIPELGQQPGLVVMTNSLHVANALSELEHEPVLLMTGGTWDPHSESFQGQVAEQVLRSYDFDQLFIGADGIDLVRGTTTFNELLGLSRVMAEVAREVVVMVEADKIGRKIPNLELPWSSVHTLITDDRLPLEARDQIQARGINLILAAVSQEK; from the coding sequence AAGTCAGTGTGGATGAGCTGGCCAAGCGCTTCGAAACGTCGGAAGTTACGATCCGCAAGGATCTCGCGGCGCTTGAGAGCAACGGCTTGCTGCTGCGCCGCTATGGCGGGGCGATCACCCTGCCTCAAGAGCTGGTGGCCGACCTTGGTCAACCGGTGTCCAAATACAAGCAGGCCATCGCCCGCGCTGCCGTGACACGAATTCGCGAGCATGCGCGGATCATCATCGACAGCGGCAGCACCACGGCAGCGATGATTCCGGAACTCGGCCAGCAGCCGGGCTTGGTCGTGATGACCAACTCCCTGCATGTCGCCAATGCCTTGAGCGAACTTGAGCATGAGCCGGTGCTGTTGATGACCGGCGGCACCTGGGACCCGCATTCTGAGTCCTTTCAGGGGCAGGTGGCGGAGCAGGTCCTACGCTCTTACGATTTCGACCAGTTGTTCATCGGTGCCGATGGCATCGACTTGGTTCGCGGTACCACCACCTTCAACGAACTGCTGGGACTGAGCCGAGTCATGGCTGAAGTCGCCCGGGAGGTGGTTGTCATGGTGGAGGCCGACAAGATCGGCCGCAAGATTCCCAACCTGGAGCTGCCCTGGAGCAGCGTCCATACCCTTATCACCGATGATCGCCTGCCGCTTGAGGCACGGGATCAGATTCAGGCTCGCGGAATCAACTTGATCCTCGCGGCTGTCAGTCAGGAGAAATAG